Proteins co-encoded in one Metabacillus sp. KUDC1714 genomic window:
- the xylE gene encoding D-xylose transporter XylE, with product MQKSNSLYIIVITLVATLGGLLFGYDTAVISGAEKSLEVYFIDSLGLDSFIHGATTSSALIGCIVGGLISGYFASNFGRKNSLLIAAVLFLLSALGSAYPEFLFFTKGEPTLSLLLTFNLYRILGGIGVGLASAICPMYISEIAPANIRGRLVSFNQFAIIFGMLVVYFVNFGIAQGQSLEWINDVGWRYMFASEAIPALLFAVLLLFVPETPRYLAMKKQDEKALDILTKINGSSEAKAILSEIKQTVTIPKDKLFSYGKFVIIVGILLSVFQQFVGINVALYYAPRIFESMGAAKDASMLQTIVMGFVNALFTIVAILTVDKWGRKPLLIVGSIGMALGMFGVAGMAFANVIGISTLLFIIVYTASFMMSWGPICWVLISEIFPNKIRGQAVAVAVAAQWAANYFISSTYPMMMEYSGGMTYGFYGLMSVLSAIFVWKFVPETKGKTLEQMEIVWQKDKKSA from the coding sequence ATGCAAAAATCAAATTCTCTTTATATTATTGTCATTACTCTAGTCGCAACTCTTGGAGGCTTGCTTTTTGGTTATGACACCGCAGTAATTTCCGGAGCTGAAAAATCTTTAGAAGTATACTTTATTGACAGTTTAGGATTAGATTCTTTCATACACGGTGCTACAACATCAAGTGCATTAATTGGATGTATCGTTGGTGGATTAATATCAGGCTACTTTGCTTCTAATTTTGGTCGAAAAAATTCTCTATTAATAGCGGCTGTACTATTCTTACTTTCAGCATTAGGTTCAGCTTATCCTGAATTTTTATTTTTCACAAAAGGTGAGCCAACCCTTTCATTGTTACTAACATTTAATCTATACCGAATCTTGGGTGGAATTGGTGTAGGTTTAGCATCTGCGATTTGCCCAATGTATATAAGTGAAATTGCTCCCGCTAACATTCGTGGTCGTTTAGTATCATTTAATCAATTTGCCATTATTTTTGGAATGTTAGTCGTTTACTTTGTCAATTTTGGCATTGCCCAAGGACAATCATTGGAATGGATCAATGATGTTGGCTGGAGATATATGTTTGCTTCAGAAGCAATCCCAGCATTGCTGTTTGCCGTACTTTTGCTTTTTGTACCAGAAACACCACGTTATTTAGCTATGAAAAAGCAAGATGAAAAAGCTTTAGACATTTTAACTAAGATCAACGGTTCATCAGAGGCTAAAGCGATCCTCTCGGAAATTAAGCAAACTGTTACGATCCCTAAAGATAAACTATTCTCTTATGGAAAATTTGTCATCATTGTCGGAATTTTACTTTCCGTTTTCCAACAGTTTGTTGGGATTAATGTTGCATTATATTATGCTCCACGTATATTTGAAAGCATGGGAGCTGCGAAAGATGCTTCTATGCTCCAAACAATTGTCATGGGATTTGTAAATGCATTATTCACTATTGTTGCAATATTAACTGTTGATAAATGGGGTCGTAAACCTTTATTAATAGTAGGTTCCATCGGTATGGCACTTGGTATGTTTGGTGTTGCAGGGATGGCGTTTGCGAACGTGATCGGGATTAGCACTTTACTATTCATTATTGTTTACACAGCATCATTTATGATGTCATGGGGGCCAATTTGTTGGGTATTAATCTCTGAAATCTTCCCAAATAAAATTCGTGGACAGGCCGTTGCCGTTGCTGTAGCTGCACAATGGGCCGCAAATTATTTCATTTCATCAACTTACCCTATGATGATGGAGTACA